A window from Mycolicibacterium tokaiense encodes these proteins:
- a CDS encoding rhodanese-like domain-containing protein, whose product MDDSVPQADVPGLPADFSADAILLDVREDDEWQRGHAPGAQHIPLGDVPARIHEIDADKSLYVICHAGGRSQRVAQYLQRQGYEPVNVSGGMLAWAGAGRPVVTDDGGPGTV is encoded by the coding sequence ATGGACGACTCGGTTCCCCAGGCAGACGTCCCAGGGCTTCCCGCCGACTTCAGCGCGGACGCGATCCTGCTCGACGTTCGCGAAGACGACGAGTGGCAGCGCGGCCACGCGCCCGGCGCCCAGCACATCCCACTCGGAGACGTGCCGGCGCGCATCCACGAGATCGACGCGGACAAGTCGCTCTACGTCATCTGTCATGCCGGCGGCCGATCGCAGCGTGTCGCCCAGTACCTGCAGCGCCAGGGCTACGAACCGGTCAACGTCAGCGGCGGCATGCTCGCCTGGGCGGGCGCCGGCCGTCCCGTGGTCACCGACGACGGCGGGCCGGGCACCGTCTGA
- a CDS encoding DUF4328 domain-containing protein has product MIQVCSVCGTRWNVRDKQRQWCPRCQGSLLPPSAMAQPAPGPQQTGWHRPAEAPNQAHRLPPGYRWIAVRPGAAPSAPRQRRRLGPTPRYDVIPRWGLFDPVAQLPPPAEPTRTGPSARAVRLTLYTAIGIMMAAAVLHAVRYLLLVINRTTLLPPFVAWTAVWLGVLLSVAVLFAVIGTAVVMAGWLIRRRAAVYAHRGHDDPRSRRALWLGTLIPVVNLVWAPVFVIETATAEEAYPRLRKPILVWWVLWLLCTAVSVFAIATSFTSDAQGIADNTVTATVAYLLSAATVAALMRVYFGFERKPVERPAHRWVIVAADTQGPDQGRGREKEPAVESTGQEPAA; this is encoded by the coding sequence GTGATCCAGGTGTGTTCCGTGTGCGGCACCCGCTGGAACGTGCGTGACAAGCAGCGTCAGTGGTGCCCGCGATGCCAGGGTTCGTTGCTTCCGCCGTCCGCCATGGCCCAACCCGCGCCGGGGCCGCAGCAGACGGGATGGCACCGGCCCGCAGAGGCGCCGAACCAGGCGCACCGGCTGCCGCCGGGCTACCGCTGGATCGCCGTGCGCCCCGGTGCAGCGCCGTCGGCGCCACGACAACGCAGACGGCTCGGACCTACGCCCCGCTACGACGTGATCCCCCGGTGGGGCCTGTTCGACCCGGTCGCGCAACTGCCCCCACCGGCGGAGCCGACGCGCACCGGACCGTCGGCGCGTGCGGTACGGCTGACCCTCTACACCGCGATCGGCATCATGATGGCCGCCGCGGTGCTGCACGCCGTCCGCTATCTCCTGCTCGTCATCAACCGGACCACGCTGCTGCCGCCGTTCGTGGCCTGGACCGCGGTGTGGCTGGGGGTGCTGCTCAGCGTCGCGGTGCTCTTCGCCGTGATCGGCACTGCGGTGGTGATGGCCGGATGGCTGATCCGCCGCCGCGCCGCGGTGTATGCCCACCGCGGCCACGACGATCCGCGGTCGCGGCGGGCCTTGTGGCTCGGCACCCTGATCCCGGTGGTCAATCTGGTCTGGGCACCGGTGTTCGTGATCGAGACCGCGACGGCCGAGGAGGCCTATCCCCGGCTGCGGAAGCCGATCCTGGTGTGGTGGGTGCTGTGGCTGTTGTGCACCGCCGTGTCGGTGTTCGCGATCGCCACCAGCTTCACCAGTGATGCGCAGGGGATCGCGGACAACACCGTGACCGCCACGGTGGCCTACCTGTTGAGCGCCGCCACCGTGGCCGCGCTGATGCGCGTGTACTTCGGATTCGAGCGCAAGCCGGTGGAGCGTCCCGCGCACCGCTGGGTGATCGTCGCCGCCGACACGCAGGGTCCTGACCAGGGCCGCGGCCGGGAAAAAGAGCCTGCGGTTGAGTCAACCGGCCAGGAGCCTGCAGCATAG